Proteins encoded in a region of the Halostella limicola genome:
- a CDS encoding BMP family lipoprotein produces the protein MSMSPNSNSDCDTSEASDGSPATIDRRTVLASGAAIVGGTALAGCTGGDGDDDGSGDGATNVAIVSSPAGFDDNAFNDLALEGLQSAAEEYDLEINQVEETEQAQYQSTQSELAQSGDYDLIVLVSYNHTEALTQNAADYPDQNWMLINDHVDEPNVAGYTWANHEMSYLAGVLAGTMTTEELSHEGSETDPGSAQIGFVGGVDESLINAFERSYVAGAEWVNGDVDVNVGYIGDYTDTDTAADIASSQYDDGADIVYHAAAAAGRGVFEAAQDQNRFAIGVDADQSQTLPDFQDVILGSAVKYINEGTREVATAVAEGEFDSVAGANTLGLEDEAVDCVIGQAFEGQLPDAVNQNLEDAKQGIANGDIEVPCTAAGCD, from the coding sequence TTGAGTATGTCTCCCAATAGTAATTCGGACTGCGACACCTCCGAGGCGAGCGACGGGTCCCCCGCGACGATCGACCGGCGGACGGTACTCGCGTCCGGCGCGGCCATTGTCGGCGGCACGGCGCTCGCCGGGTGTACCGGTGGTGACGGCGACGACGACGGTTCCGGCGACGGCGCGACGAACGTCGCCATCGTGTCGAGCCCCGCCGGCTTCGACGACAACGCGTTCAACGACCTCGCGCTCGAAGGGCTGCAGTCCGCAGCCGAGGAGTACGACCTCGAGATCAATCAGGTCGAGGAGACCGAGCAGGCGCAGTACCAGTCGACCCAGTCCGAGCTAGCCCAGAGCGGCGACTACGACCTCATCGTGCTGGTGTCGTACAACCACACCGAGGCGCTGACCCAGAACGCCGCTGACTACCCCGACCAGAACTGGATGCTCATCAACGACCACGTCGACGAGCCGAACGTCGCCGGCTACACCTGGGCGAACCACGAGATGTCGTACCTCGCGGGCGTCCTCGCCGGCACGATGACGACGGAGGAGCTCTCACACGAGGGGAGCGAGACCGACCCGGGGAGCGCCCAGATCGGGTTCGTCGGCGGCGTCGACGAGTCGCTCATCAACGCGTTCGAGCGGTCGTACGTCGCCGGCGCGGAGTGGGTGAACGGCGACGTTGACGTCAACGTCGGCTACATCGGCGACTACACCGACACGGACACGGCTGCCGACATCGCCAGCTCGCAGTACGACGACGGCGCGGACATCGTCTACCACGCCGCGGCCGCCGCCGGGCGGGGCGTATTCGAGGCCGCGCAGGACCAGAACCGGTTCGCCATCGGCGTCGACGCCGACCAGTCGCAGACGCTCCCGGACTTCCAAGACGTCATCCTCGGCTCCGCGGTCAAGTACATCAACGAGGGGACCCGCGAGGTGGCGACGGCGGTCGCCGAGGGCGAGTTCGACAGCGTCGCCGGCGCGAACACGCTCGGACTGGAGGATGAGGCGGTCGACTGCGTCATCGGCCAGGCGTTCGAGGGGCAGCTCCCGGACGCCGTGAACCAGAACCTGGAGGACGCGAAGCAGGGCATCGCGAACGGCGACATCGAGGTCCCCTGTACCGCCGCCGGCTGTGACTGA
- a CDS encoding ABC transporter ATP-binding protein, whose amino-acid sequence MDASDAPPAVRLEGITKRFGDVVANDGVDFALEKGSVHALLGENGSGKTTLMSVLYGLYDQDAGTIYVDGEPRTFDSPRDAMDAGIGMIHQHFQLVEPMTVLQNVILGHEPTENGLVDEAAAREDVAAISSRYDFDVGRYLDARVHDLDLGVRQRVEIVKSLYRGAEVLVLDEPTAVLTPQEVEGLFDVMEELTAAGRSLVFITHKLDEALTAADRVTVLRDGEVVGTVDAADTTERELARMMVGREVLFDRQPRETAPGDPVLDAEGLRVRGDRGVERVRGVDCTVREGEILGIAGVQGNGQTELVEAITGLRPVAEGTVRLRGEDVTGASRRRRIEEGIAYVPEDRQAEGLVQDYDLVRNALLGNQTVEPYVNRHFVDWAAVRDHAEDIVREYDVQPPNPRARAGSLSGGNQQKFVVGREIEHDPDVMIASHPTRGVDIGSIEFIHDRLLALRDEGLAILFVSSKLEEIRKLSDRVAVMYEGEFVDTVDPERVTDEELGLLMAGRGRDGDEPEDEVAERATDGNRGASP is encoded by the coding sequence ATGGACGCGAGTGACGCACCGCCCGCCGTTCGACTGGAGGGGATCACCAAGCGGTTCGGCGACGTCGTGGCGAACGACGGGGTCGACTTCGCGCTGGAGAAAGGGTCCGTCCACGCCCTGCTCGGCGAGAACGGCTCCGGCAAGACGACGCTGATGAGCGTCCTCTACGGCCTGTACGACCAGGACGCGGGGACGATCTACGTCGACGGCGAACCGCGGACGTTCGACTCCCCCCGGGACGCGATGGACGCGGGGATCGGGATGATCCATCAGCACTTCCAGCTCGTGGAGCCGATGACCGTCCTCCAGAACGTCATCCTCGGCCACGAGCCGACCGAGAACGGGCTGGTCGACGAGGCGGCCGCGCGGGAGGACGTCGCGGCGATCAGCTCGCGCTACGACTTCGACGTCGGCCGATACCTCGACGCGCGCGTCCACGACCTCGACCTCGGGGTCCGACAGCGCGTCGAGATCGTCAAGAGCCTCTACCGCGGGGCGGAGGTCCTCGTCCTCGACGAACCGACCGCGGTCCTCACGCCGCAGGAGGTAGAGGGGCTGTTCGACGTGATGGAGGAGCTGACGGCGGCCGGCCGCTCGCTCGTCTTCATCACCCACAAGCTCGACGAGGCGCTGACGGCGGCCGACCGCGTCACCGTGCTCCGGGACGGGGAAGTCGTCGGCACGGTGGACGCCGCGGACACCACCGAGCGGGAACTGGCGCGGATGATGGTCGGGCGGGAGGTGCTGTTCGACCGCCAACCGCGCGAGACGGCGCCGGGGGACCCCGTGCTCGACGCGGAGGGCCTCCGCGTCCGGGGCGACCGCGGCGTCGAGCGGGTCCGCGGCGTCGACTGCACCGTCCGCGAGGGCGAGATCCTCGGGATCGCGGGCGTCCAGGGGAACGGCCAGACCGAGCTCGTCGAGGCGATAACCGGGCTCCGACCCGTCGCTGAGGGCACCGTCCGGCTCCGCGGCGAGGACGTCACCGGCGCGAGCCGACGCCGGCGCATCGAGGAGGGGATCGCCTACGTCCCCGAGGACCGTCAGGCGGAGGGGCTGGTGCAGGACTACGACCTCGTGCGGAACGCGCTGCTCGGCAACCAGACCGTCGAGCCGTACGTGAACCGGCACTTCGTCGACTGGGCGGCCGTCCGCGATCACGCCGAGGACATCGTCCGGGAGTACGACGTGCAGCCCCCGAACCCCCGCGCGAGGGCCGGATCGCTCTCCGGCGGGAACCAGCAGAAGTTTGTCGTCGGCCGGGAGATAGAGCATGACCCGGACGTGATGATCGCGTCGCACCCGACCCGCGGGGTCGACATCGGGTCGATCGAGTTCATCCACGATCGACTGCTGGCGCTCCGCGACGAGGGGCTTGCGATCCTGTTCGTCTCGTCGAAGCTGGAGGAGATACGGAAGCTCAGCGACAGGGTCGCGGTCATGTACGAGGGCGAGTTCGTCGACACGGTGGACCCCGAGCGGGTGACCGACGAGGAACTCGGCCTGCTGATGGCGGGCCGCGGGCGCGACGGCGACGAACCGGAGGACGAGGTGGCCGAGCGCGCGACGGACGGGAACAGGGGTGCGTCGCCTTGA
- a CDS encoding ABC transporter permease encodes MLDASVLQRVVVATASTALALLVGLAVVAAAGYDPLLFLGNVFEGAFGDENALARTLKFATLFILTGVAVAVAFRAGVFNIGVQGQFVVGGVVCVVAILRLAPALPTGTAGGVALLVLGTVAAALAGGAYAALPGVLKAYAGANEIITTIMLNFIAVGVVGYLVEGPLRGEGNRAPNTERIPEYVELPAIAFDSPDFSVVGLAVALAVVAVVSVVMTRTHVGYDMVTSGHQERAATYSGVDAARTIVATMTFSGMIAGIAGAVFAVMVQGYYSDPSGVGTYGFDAIAVSLLAANNPLGVVPAGLLFGALDSAGTHIGINSDVPVQLIDGIVGLVVLFVAAPELFRMVAPRAGFGGDDR; translated from the coding sequence ATGCTTGACGCGTCGGTGCTCCAGCGGGTCGTCGTCGCGACGGCGTCGACGGCGCTCGCGCTGCTCGTCGGGCTCGCCGTCGTGGCGGCGGCGGGGTACGACCCGCTGTTGTTCCTCGGCAACGTGTTCGAGGGAGCGTTCGGCGACGAGAACGCCCTCGCGCGGACGTTGAAGTTCGCCACGCTGTTCATCCTCACGGGGGTCGCCGTGGCGGTCGCGTTCCGCGCCGGCGTGTTCAACATCGGCGTGCAGGGGCAGTTCGTCGTCGGCGGAGTCGTCTGCGTCGTCGCGATCCTCCGGCTCGCCCCGGCGCTGCCGACGGGGACCGCCGGCGGGGTCGCCCTGCTGGTCCTCGGGACGGTCGCGGCTGCCCTCGCCGGCGGCGCGTACGCGGCGCTCCCCGGCGTACTGAAGGCCTACGCCGGCGCGAACGAGATCATCACCACCATCATGCTGAACTTCATCGCCGTCGGCGTCGTCGGCTACCTCGTCGAGGGCCCGCTGCGCGGCGAGGGGAACCGAGCCCCCAACACGGAGCGGATCCCGGAGTACGTCGAGCTCCCGGCGATCGCGTTCGACTCGCCCGACTTCTCGGTCGTCGGCCTCGCCGTCGCGCTCGCGGTCGTCGCGGTCGTCTCCGTCGTCATGACCCGTACGCACGTCGGCTACGACATGGTGACGAGCGGCCACCAGGAGCGCGCCGCGACGTACTCGGGCGTCGACGCCGCGCGGACGATCGTCGCGACGATGACCTTCTCAGGGATGATCGCAGGGATCGCGGGGGCCGTCTTCGCCGTCATGGTCCAGGGGTACTACAGCGACCCGAGCGGCGTCGGGACGTACGGGTTCGACGCCATCGCCGTGAGCCTGCTCGCGGCGAACAACCCGCTCGGGGTCGTCCCCGCGGGGCTGCTGTTCGGCGCGCTCGACTCTGCCGGGACGCACATCGGGATCAACAGCGACGTCCCGGTCCAGCTCATCGACGGGATTGTCGGCCTCGTCGTCCTGTTCGTCGCGGCGCCGGAGCTGTTCCGAATGGTCGCGCCGCGGGCCGGCTTCGGGGGTGACGACCGGTGA
- a CDS encoding ABC transporter permease, producing the protein MSVADYAAENRVRVGSAAALVVLVAAAAVALDLPVAVIVTVGFVERALQAATPIALAAIGGLYAEKSGVFNIGLEGFMIFGAANAAAVTWLLGGGSPSQADLWLAILAAVLISVAYTVVFAVLTIRYEADQIVAGLAVWFIGLGFGPFTAVILWGSRNSPSIASVNDLTVPVLSEVPVVGRILFDASPLVLLTAVLAVAAWVVLYRTRYGYWIQAAGENPEALDTAGVNVARVRYAAVIFSGAMAGLGGAVLLAHAGSFTGTGDTMVNGRGWIGIVAYLFGNYNPLGAAAAALLFGGLDMLQIQFQTAGIDLPNRLVNLFPYVAVVVVLTFWGSTRMPAAVGEPYESEE; encoded by the coding sequence GTGAGCGTCGCCGACTACGCGGCCGAGAACCGCGTTCGCGTCGGGAGCGCCGCCGCCCTGGTCGTCCTCGTCGCGGCGGCCGCGGTCGCGCTGGACCTACCAGTCGCAGTCATCGTCACGGTCGGTTTCGTCGAGCGGGCACTCCAGGCGGCGACGCCCATCGCGCTCGCCGCTATCGGCGGGCTGTACGCCGAGAAGAGCGGGGTGTTCAACATCGGCCTGGAGGGCTTCATGATCTTCGGGGCTGCCAACGCGGCGGCCGTGACGTGGCTCCTCGGCGGCGGGTCACCCAGCCAGGCGGACCTCTGGCTCGCCATCCTCGCAGCGGTACTCATCAGCGTCGCGTACACGGTCGTCTTCGCCGTGCTGACGATCCGGTACGAGGCGGACCAGATCGTCGCCGGGCTGGCCGTCTGGTTCATCGGCCTCGGCTTCGGCCCGTTCACGGCGGTCATCCTCTGGGGGAGCAGGAACAGCCCGAGTATCGCGAGCGTGAACGACCTGACCGTCCCGGTCCTCTCGGAGGTCCCGGTGGTCGGTCGGATACTCTTCGACGCGTCGCCGCTGGTGCTGCTCACGGCCGTTCTGGCGGTCGCCGCCTGGGTGGTGCTCTACCGCACCAGGTACGGCTACTGGATACAGGCGGCCGGCGAGAACCCCGAGGCGCTCGACACCGCCGGCGTGAACGTCGCTCGCGTCCGGTACGCGGCGGTGATCTTCTCGGGCGCGATGGCGGGGCTCGGCGGCGCGGTGCTGCTCGCGCACGCCGGGTCGTTCACCGGCACCGGCGACACGATGGTCAACGGCCGAGGGTGGATCGGCATCGTCGCCTACCTGTTCGGCAACTACAACCCGCTCGGCGCGGCCGCCGCGGCGCTCCTGTTCGGCGGGCTGGACATGCTGCAGATCCAGTTCCAGACCGCCGGCATCGACCTGCCGAACCGGCTCGTCAACCTGTTCCCCTACGTTGCCGTCGTCGTCGTGCTCACGTTCTGGGGCTCGACGAGGATGCCCGCCGCGGTCGGGGAACCGTACGAGAGCGAGGAGTAG